A single window of Rhodamnia argentea isolate NSW1041297 chromosome 5, ASM2092103v1, whole genome shotgun sequence DNA harbors:
- the LOC125315057 gene encoding putative protein TPRXL has protein sequence MTNPSPNPRSHHHRPETSFQIKQDGKFFSRLLSRESSAANTSSRLPYYGGAARSVPFTWESQPGTPKHAFSGASPLPPLTPPPSSSAPVLTGPSSSSSSQCRCRKRNVSMSAVFSRLASKRSHRATPSSSSSVSSGSTSSPSWSSYNSSPSTSRFRIHRQFISCSGSSTRYGSSCYNEEIGDEKEDGYGSPDSTLSFGESRKYSNKFRGCYSMGNVKKRFLSILGHRRGTY, from the coding sequence aTGACGAATCCTAGCCCTAACCCTAGGAGCCATCATCATCGTCCGGAGACCTCCTTCCAAATCAAGCAAGATGGCAAGTTCTTCTCTCGGCTCTTGTCTAGGGAAAGCTCCGCCGCCAACACCTCCTCCCGCCTCCCCTACTACGGCGGGGCCGCCCGCTCGGTGCCCTTCACGTGGGAGTCCCAGCCAGGGACGCCGAAGCACGCCTTCTCCGGCGCCTCTCCCCTCCCCCCACTCACGCCTCCTCCTTCCAGCTCCGCCCCTGTGCTCACCGGtcccagctcctcctcctcctcgcagTGCCGTTGTCGCAAGCGGAACGTGTCCATGAGCGCCGTGTTCTCGAGGCTCGCCTCGAAAAGATCCCACCGCGCAacgccgtcgtcgtcgtcgtcggttTCTTCAGGGTCGACATCGTCGCCGTCGTGGTCGTCTTATAATTCTTCCCCATCCACTTCGAGGTTCCGCATCCATCGCCAGTTTATCTCATGTTCGGGGTCTTCCACGCGTTACGGGTCGAGCTGCTACAATGAAGAGATCGGCGACGAGAAAGAAGACGGCTATGGATCTCCGGATTCCACCCTGAGCTTCGGGGAGAGTAGGAAATATTCGAACAAGTTCAGGGGTTGCTATTCGATGGGGAACGTGAAAAAGAGGTTCTTGTCCATTTTAGGGCATAGACGAGGTACTTATTGA